The following is a genomic window from Stegostoma tigrinum isolate sSteTig4 chromosome 24, sSteTig4.hap1, whole genome shotgun sequence.
TATGATGTGAAAGCTACAGCTCCCCTCCACAGGGGGCAGTCCGAGGAATTCCCGCTCCTCCCCTCAGTGATTCACTCAGATGAAGGTGCAGAGAGTTTTATGTCCAAGTTTCTGATGACGCCAAGTTGACAGGCgcccggagagagagagacacacacagtgagCAGAGTAAAGGAAAAACTGGCAGGCGGAGTTCAATGTACAGAAATATGATGCAGAACAAATCAGATATTTTCTTTAATAGCTAGAGTTTGGGATCTTTAGAGGAGCAACGAGAGTTAGGGGTTACACATCACTGTAAATTCCAGAACAGGTGCAAGAAGTAATAAAAAGCCTAGCACAAGGATGCCCCTTATCTGTAGAGGATGAAATACAAAGAGGCAAGTGAtgctgcagttttacatttagagtCATGACTTCAGTTTGGGGTTAGTACCTCAGGAAGGGTATAGTTGTCGTTGAAGGGGATTGTCCCAGTCCACCAGAATTACACCAGGCTTTCAAGGGTTTAGAGGTCAGGTTTGTTAGCCTTGGTTTGTTTCTCTTAAGACGGTTGAGGCGTGAACCGATTGAAGAATTTAACATAATGGGAACCGCGATTGGAGTTCAGAACAATCTTAAAACCAGAGTTGAGTTACTCAGGAGTGAACTCAAGAAGGACCGTCTGTGCGCAGGCTGATACAAACCTGGAATCTCCTCTCTCAAAAAGTTAGGAAATGAGTCTATTGGACCATGAGGTGCCAATTGGAGTTGAGGTGCAGAATGGTTACAAATTGAGTGGCAGCGTAggcgcggcacggtggctcagtggctcgcactgctgtctctcagcaccagggacccgggctcgatcGCAGCCTCgtcttttgcacattctccccgtgcctgcgtcggtttcctcccacagtccaaagatgtgcaggctaggtggatcggccatgctaaactgcccgcagtgttcaggggtgtgtggcttataggggaatgggtctgggtgagatgcttcaaggggcagtgtggacttgttgggccgaagggcctgtttccacactgtagggaatctaatcgtaGGTTCGATGGGCCGCATGGCCTATTCATGTTTAACCGTTTCTGTAATTGTCATGACCCAACGTACGGCCAGGGATACGTTCGCAAGAATCCATTAACAATGACCAACAGGAAAGCTGGATGAATCCCCTCTTGAGTTCTCAGTCCACTGTTTGTACTTCTGAGTGATGTCTTGAATGGGAAGTCATTCTAATCAGGACAAGGATTAAAGCCATGAAGCTGCTATTAACTGCTCTGGTTACCTCAGTTCGTAACAACTGAACCATCAGTGAGTTTAAGTTACAAACAGTTTGACTCTGGTGATATGGTAGAGAATAGTTTATCATGTGACAATTGTTTGCTAATCTGGTGACATGTTAAAGCCCCACTAGAGCTTCCTGGGAGTGTAACACCAGTCCTTTTGATGTGTACCCTATGAATATGAAGGAAATAGTGTAGTCTACAGGTTTCCTCAACCCCAGGGTGGctgaaagcactttacagccaaagaAGTAATGTTGGCAAGCAGGAAATTAATATGAGCACAGAAAGCCCCAGAAACAGGAATGTGAGATTGAACAGATAATCAGCCTCAGTGATATTGGTTAATATTCAGGACACCAGTAAAAACTGTCATTTTCTTTCCAAAGTgataacatctcatccaaaagatgatACCTCTGTGCAGTGCCCCCTCAATTCTTCCACTTGATGAGTCAGACTGAGTtatgagacttgaacccatgaGTTCAAGTAAAAGGccacagtgcaaaccactgagccacagacaCAGTTTTGGGGCAGCTCAGACTCAGAACATGGTGATAATTCAGGAGCCCAGCCATGGAGACCATGGAAATGATCAAATAGATGGTTGAAGGGGAAAATGGTGGCATAGGGTTTTGACTTGTGGCCTAGTAACACAAGGCTTCAGTTGcaaccacagcagctggtggaatttcatttcagttaataaatctgcaATTGTAAAGCTTGTCTCAGTGATAGTGATGAGGACAACTTTAGTTGcttgttgatttaaaaaaagcaccCAGTTCACTAATGTTCATTTGAGCAAGCATGCTGCCATCCTTTCCCTTATaaatgacttcagacccacagaaatgtggttgactcttaactgccctttgaaatggctgaACAAGCCCCTTAGTTCAAGAACATCTACAGACAGAAAATACGTGCCAGTATTGCCAGTGAAGCTtacatcacatgaaagaataaaaagaaaataagtaAAACAACGCTGAAGTAGTACAAATTCTGGCTGTTGTTGTATACATGCTGAAGTAGAGTTTACAAGTTTCTGATTGTACTGAACTCTTCAAATCTGCTGTCCTATGCTTTCTTAACCCTATTGGTTATGTTACTATTGACAGTGCTGTCAGTATTTGGAGACCATGGCTAATCACGCCCAGAGATATTGCAAGGGAACAGCAAAGACAGATGACAATAGTAAGTTTGGTTCCacaatgtttctctctctctcttcctccacccgctccccgccccccccaacttAGCCAGTGTGTTGCAACATCTTCCAAtactttctttttctgcttcTTCTTCATCTTCCGCCCTCTAACACCACACCTTCCATGATACACCTTCATTGTGAATGGTGAACATCAATGGTGAGGCTCATGGCTGAGTCAAATGCTATCATCAGCTGATGGGCCTGACTGGATGTTGATAAGGAATGGGCATTCCCATCTAGTTCACACTGTAATTCAGAGACCAGCACTAACCAGGAGACCTGCTGTGCTGTTACTCAGTAGGGAGTGGCTGTGAGAAAGGtactctctctttcctccttcaatACCACTGCTAGCTCACCCCAGACTCCAAACACATGGGTTCACGCAGGAACTCTACTGTGTACATCTCCTTAAAGCACAGCTCATAAACCCAGGGAGAATGGGTGAGTGGTGCTCAGTACAGGTATGTGTGCAATACTCCACGTCTTGCCCCAGATGGATATCTCTACATTGTCAGAACCTCAGGTGCATCTAAGACCATAAGGCAAAGATGAAGAATGTGATTCTGAAAAAGAATCAGATTCAGCTTTACCAGTCACTGTTTCTTTCCTGACagatgctgagtatttccagcactacTTGTTTTTTAGTATAAAGGATGTGGTATTTATTGCAGCCACAAAGTTCTAACCTTTCTGTTGCAGCTGACTGTCTCAGAGAGCGAGCGAACTCGGCATACACCCAGTGCTGACAAAGTCCCGACATTCCGACACCCTGTCAAGTAAGTACTCCACAGGAATTTAATTGTGCTGCTCACTTTTCAGGAGGAAAGAATTGTGAGAACAAATAGCTGACTAGCCATGTGGGGAAACacggtgtagacctggatgaccacagcaggctgggcagcatcagaggagcaggaaagctgacgtttcgggtctggacccttcttcagaaatggggaagggaagggggtctctgaaataataattagagggggaggcaatgatggaaggtggatagaggagcagataagtggagagaagacagacaggtcaaggaggcagggatgaatcCAGTacaggtgtggaggtagggaattgggatgggggttggtcagtgaggagcgaggggcaggtaggtgggaggaaagatggataggtcaaggaggcggggatgaggctagtaggtaggaagttggggtgggggcttggtcaatgaggcagggatgagatgggctggtcttgggatgaggtcaggggtggggagattttgaagcttgaggtCCATATTAAGACCACCAGTCTGCAGGGTTCTtgagcggaatatgaggtgcttttcCTTCAGCCTTCAGGCTGCATCAAGATGGACATGACtcccaaggaatgggagggggagttgaaatggtttgtgattggGAGGTGTAGTCTTTTATCACAAACTGAatataggtgttccacaaagtggtctccaagactctgcttggtttccccgtgtagaggaggccacatcggaaaTAGTGGACACattataccacattaacagatgtgcaggtgaagatctgtttaatgtggaaggtttccttggggcctgggatgggggggtgagagggtggaggtatagggacaggtgtaatacttcctgcagttgcaggggaaagtgccagagatggtggggggagtgtggagcagacgagggagtcacagagcgCAATCACTCTAGAAGGCAGATAAGTGTGGGCAGGGAAAATTGtgcttggtagtggggtcagattgtgggtggcagaagtggcagaggaagATGCTTTGAATCCGAAGGTTGCTGGGGTGGCACCTGAAGACGAggagaattctgtctttgttgttgcagggagggtgtgagggctgagttgcgggaaacgagagatgtggtcgagggcaCGTATTTGGTGCCCAGTCTAAACATGATAGGCATCAGTGAACAATGACCTTGTTACTCCAAACCCCTACTTTCTCTCCTTCCTCACTAGAAtaagactctcactgggacacaagACCTACACATGCTGATCCTCTGTCCCATGTCAGCCTTCCTACCTGAGTTAAGATACCAAAGCTTTGAGTATCCACTAGGTGTGGCCAATCCTGGTAGAATTGTGATGTTAGATCCAGCCATGACCTCCATGATTGACCACATCAAGGATCCACCAATGGTGAGGAGCAAACCCACCAGTCTTATGGCTTTGGTGGGAGAGGGATAAGGCATGTTTAAGATGCTCCATCCCAAGTGAACTGATTAGCAATTTCAATAGAAACTTGTGACGAAGGGTCAACGTTTCATCAAGAAGCACATTTTTGTAAGTATCATCCCAACAGTCCTCAAGTCAGTATATAATGGGCAGTTTGAGTTTGAGTGTGGGGAGAGGAGAGTTTTTATTTCTGCATTCGATGCTCACGCTTACATTGTTCATGGAATGTTGCAATGGACAAATAGGTTGCTATGTTTCTGCCAAAGCAACAGCGGCTACATCCAGAAAAGTAAATATGCTGATCAGTTGTTACTCGGCACATGATTGCAGTTTGACAGTGAATGTGCCATCCTTAATGTACATACTCATAGCAATTTGTCCCtatttctttacaaatagtgtGAACATATAACAGTGAGAAAGGGTGAGGGAAGAAGTGACAGGGAAGAAAGGAGAGTGGGAGAAAGTAGAGATGAGGGAAGGACAGAGGAGGAACATGGGAGCTGGtagggagggacagggaaggagacaGCAGGAGGGAAGGGGAAGTGAGGGAGAAACGTCCAAGGAgccagcatcagagaagcagagtttcagtacagctgtgaaGCAGCAAGGAGAATATGTATGAAGATGTGCATTTAAACTTCGAGATATCTGAGGGCATGGAATGCAGGATAACTAATGAAGAAcatcgaagataataaaatgtgaggctggatgaacacagcaggcccagcagcatctcaggagcacaaaagctgacgtttcgggcctagacccttcatcagagcttcctctgatgggtctaggcccgaaacgtcagcttttgtgctcctgagatgctgctgggcctgctgtgttcatccagcctcacattttattatcttggattctccagcatctgcagttcccattatcactaatgagGAACATCCTCTGGTTTATCAGCGACTATCATTAGAAATGAAAATGTGGCCAGATCAGACAGTGCAGAACATTGAAACACTATTCTTCCTCCTTTTTCACAGACTTCTCTGGCCAAAATCAAAACAGTTTGATTATTTATATGAAGATGCAGCTCATTTGTTGGCGAATTTCCCAGTGCAGGCAACAATCTCATTTTACCAGGAGAGTGATAGTGAATCAGAAAATGAAGACAACAATTAATCCAAGGCAGGATCCACTGTGCATTTACACTAATGTTTAACACAATTGTGGATATGTAGTTGATACAGGATCTTATCAGCTGAGGGTTTATGATCTCTATTCTGTATATTTACATATTAATTTATAATTAAGCTTTAACTGTATTAGTTTTGTATTTATTAAGATTGAATGAATTTTGTAAATTAAAAGTTTTTATCACATCTGTGTCTTAAGGATTTGTACAATGGTTTAAATGTGAACTGGAAATAAGGCAATATTTTGCCTGAACTGGAGCAGCAGAAAATTAGCCACTGTTCCCAATCTTTAGACATTACCCATGATTCCTGTTGCAGAATGAATGAAGTAGAGGTCAGTAGAAATACAAATGGAGATTGGTCTGAAATAGATCACTGGTTCACTAGAACCCATTTTATGCAATCACTGAGTTAAAATGACAATCTTCGTATATTGAAAATACAAACTGCACTCAGCTATGATGCTGCTTCCAGCCGAGTAGCAAGTGTCTAGGGGTGATGGGTGAAGAAAATCCATTGGGTtgggggaggtgttggagagtctCCAAATGCCAGAGAATTACATTCCAACCAAAAGCAGAATCAGGTCAAAAGAAAATGGAGATCAGCTCCATAAATCTAGAGAAAGTGAACTGTTGCTGTCCAGCAGCACCTTGTGAAAGGACAGTATGTCACATCCAAACAGTGTTCAGTAAAACATATTGTGCACTGATACTATGTCACTTTCTGATATTCACAGTGGTTTAATATTAAGACTTGTAGAGCATGGTTCCAGAACCATAATTGATTGCCTTAATTACAGCTCTGAGGCTTTCTATAATCATGTACCTTTCCGCAAGCTGCCCTGTTTGTGCAGGGCTGTTTCTCAGGCAGTACTGACTGGGACACTTTGATTTAAGACTAAAGCATTCTGATTAATCTACAATTCAAAAAGTGGAATAACAGAAATTCAACCAAAACCTGAATGTAAGGCGATGGGAAACTCAATCTGATAACCAATGATCAAACTatacaaaacaaacaaaactgcTATTCACAATTTCtcagaaacaaaatgacaaaGAACTACAAAGTATGCTTTAATGTTCTACAGATCAGCTGGTGTGTAACTAAAGCCCCCAAAGATACTACTTGATGCTTTTAAGTCTGTCAATAAATATATTCAGCTTAACTGATTCCAGAGTCACCCAGTCTGCTACTGAATCATTTTCTAATGATGCCATCAGTTTTGCTCCCAAATAGCTCATTCAATAGGCACTGACAGTTTCAGGTCAGTAAAGTAATTGGGGTAGACAGAGACTGGGCCAAGGAAACAGTGGAATGGTTTTTTTGTAACATCCCCAGTAATGACTGAAAGTACCTGGTGCCGAAAAAGGGAGATTATTCACATGTATTCACATGCCTTGTGTTCACTGGATATAAAGAAAAGGGGAACATTATCCAGAAAAAGAGTAACCAAGAAGATGAAAGAATGAAATAATTTAAAGGAGGAATGAGAGAtaagagagaaaggaaagaagtggtgagaaagagagactggaaAAACTAGAACCTAGTCAGAGCCAAGGCCCTTGGAATTTTATCTTTATAAGCAGAAGAAAAAATATTGGAAAGTTAAAATAATCACCTCAACATTAATTGAAATAAAAGTTGCTATCCCACACACCAATCTTTAGCAGGTCACCACTCACCAACTATGACCATGCTACTATTTGGTTActagtgttatggaccagaccagactctTTGAATGTATTTTAAGAAGTTAGCCTTCTCCCCAACATTTACTTATTTCAAAGGCAAATataaagtgctgtgttccagatgcaattcgactGGTCAAACCACTCGACTTCaagcaaaacacagtttattctaacacaatagttaaaatacaacaaaagaaagaagaacttagaatgacttaactctattggaaaacttaaagaATAATAGACACAGTAGCTATTAGCCCCAAAATAGTAACATTCCTGTgccaaaaaggcaaattcagaaaacagattttgtctCACATATAACCTAACAGCCCAGGAAATGAACctccagcttttggctgtaatcaAGTGAGAGAAaaatagcttccacttcttcaagcCCACAACAGCAACTGCCGAAAGCTAACCTAAAATCTTTGATTTGTAAGAGTTTGATCATACCCATTCAGGCTGCCCCTATTGTTCCAACATtaagaaaaccccaaggcttcacaagttgtttaccTTTTCATAGGCTGCTCATtacctgtccctcagtctctctctaaaAGGAACCAGAACAAAACACACcccttaaagccacagcatcgtcACTCTAAACCTCTCTGTTTTTGGTGTAATCCTGGATACAACTTTGGAAGAATACAGTGGTGTTGCACTGGGGTTTGAACAGAATAATGTAACACTTAGGGAGGAAATAAGCAACCAGGATTCCAAACAAGCTGGTCAGAGCAGCCAGAGCCTGGGCCAAAGGGAGGTACTGCTGGAAGCCTGAGACGATGACAAGAATGCAGCCAGACCAGGAGGCAATGTACAGCACCATGCTGAAAGAGATACACTTTGCTTCATTGTAATTCTTTGGCAAGTCTTTTCCCAAGAAAGCAAAGACAAAGCAGAGACAACCAAGTAGCCCATTGTACAGAACGCCTGACAGGAAAATTGAGATATTGTTGTCAGTAGTGCAGAGTGGGAAAATTTCCTTTTGAGAAAGGTTGTAATTAGATACTGTCACTTCTGGTTCTTGGACCATCCACACAGAACAGTCAATGGCCGAAATAGATGTACttgcaaacacaaacacatactgtCCGCTATATTTGACCCAGTAATCATAGGCTTTAGGCAACTTGGTAGCCATTTTAAATATACAGACTATTTGAAAGGATCTGACAAAAATACACGCCAGACAGACTGTGAAGCTTACAGTAAAGAGAGGCCACCTCACTCTGCAGGTCACTTCATTTGGCTCTCCAATGAAGAggaacacactgcagcaaccagAAGCCAAGGTGAACAACATTAAGAAACACAGTCTGCCTCCTGCTGCCTTAACAACTGGGGTGTTGAGGTGAACAACAAAGACCAGAGTAATACCAGCCGTTACTAAAAGTCCAGCACTGGCCATCACTGACAGTGCAATGGAAATATTGCTGTCCCACCACAGGTAAATCACAGCCCGATCGTAGCAGGTAAAGCTCTTCTGTGGTGACCACTGCTGCAAGGAACAGTTCACACATTCTGTAAAACAACAACAACTGGTTAGAGCATCCAGTAGTGGCCCCCCTCTCCCTGAAATGGGTCACGTTTATCAAAAAGTTGCTTTACGAAAGAAGAATGAGTGCCATCAATGTGTCAGCAGCTAGTTACCTTCCAGTTCTGTCTCATCACTTTCTTCATATAACAGTTATTATTTCAAATGATATAATTTCATTTTAAACACTCCTTGCAGGAAATCACATTCCTGAGTATTCTGTGAATGGTAAGCTGTTCACCGACAGCCCCAGGATCTATGTTATCAGATACCACCTTTGTCAGCATGTAATATGTTGTACTCATGTCCATCGGAACCATGTGGGATACCTTGAGTagattcactgccaccaatccttctTTTTCATATTTGTCTACATTGCTAAAGCCAAGCAGTATGAgagggcaactcaccaccaccttctcaagggcaactagaaccaggtaataaatgctggtccagccagcaacactcacatccgaAGGATTAACaagtgggagagaatgtgtaaaaACAACCTTCAGCAGAACAAAATAGGTTAATTATATTGTATTAAATAGCTAATTACATTATGCCTGAGAAACACGAGAGTCCTTTCTGAGATGCCAAGCTGTACCCAAGAGAACATACCCTACTACTTTTGAAGCATTCTGCTGTACAACTGAACGATGTGGTTAGTTCCTGTTAGGAACACGTCTTTATCTGCTCATGGGTAGAGATTAATATCATGTTGGTTAACCCTTTCAAGTCTTAACTTCCTTATGTTACACTTGGGAATATTAGTCTGGGCAAATGTCTGAATTCCTAAACACCTTTGACTTCACTGAAGTGGGAGAAACTGTGATTTGTTAAGCCTGTTTCTTTGGGTGCTACAAGAACCCTCAGACTTTCTAATCTTCCACAGCATACACACCAACACCTTTCGGGTAAATTGTACCAGATGGCATACACTGTGTCTCCAAAATCATTTCCTACAGAGACCCCATTTAAAGGCTTGAAAATTGTAGTAACTCCTCAATGTCTGTGAGGGGGCAGTAATGAAAGTGGAGGACTATTAGAGCAGGGACACGGTTCTGTTGAAGCTTCATTGTGGCAATTGCTATTCTAGAGCCCATAATCCCAAGGTGTTATATTGTGACCCGAAGCCCACACTGGGAAGCATTGCATTTCATTTATGGCGCAAACACAGGTATCAACCAGCAGAGGGAGCTATGCAGAGCAGGGAGCTGTCACGATGAGCAGCATGCAGCACAGAAAGCAGGACTTCAACAACAACGTAGTTGGCCCTCTATCGCAGCGCAATATtcccacattcttcctgtagccCTTGTCTTCTTGTATTCCTTGACACGTGTAGCTTCTGGAaatctatccatttctttcttaaacCTATCCAGTGACTttgccttcacagccttctgtggtagagaattccgtAGGTTCTCCTTCATCGGATAAGACCGCACGTTCCAGGAGGCATAGAAGCTGAAGTGCGCCATTCAGTTAATTAAGacgctccatcattcaatcatggctgattttatgATTCTCTACTCCACGCTCCTGCCATTAATCCATAACTCTCAATTCCTTCAGTGACTAAAAATCT
Proteins encoded in this region:
- the LOC125464890 gene encoding protein ripply1-like, with protein sequence MGSKPDKHMKIPVFTESLALSFLLTVGTKLLGSSSRRRRWGNISAAASEVSSQMEGNGASGARSQPCPCLHCPSGQYPGGPSAVSIWRPWLITPRDIAREQQRQMTILTVSESERTRHTPSADKVPTFRHPVKLLWPKSKQFDYLYEDAAHLLANFPVQATISFYQESDSESENEDNN